In Selenomonas sp. TAMA-11512, a genomic segment contains:
- the addB gene encoding helicase-exonuclease AddAB subunit AddB, translating into MIEFILGRAGSGKTELCLETMCQRIAKDPLGDTLLYLVPEHETYKLEQRLAEKAKNGGYFRLIVSGFRRLSQHVLQDTGGANRPQVSAIGRRIFLKQILEEKGDALQVFQKAAKQRGFAESLEEMLDEFCSCGFNEENFEKAIDAVQDDYLKQKLADFALLYRCFREKMQGHFDDSTDLFELLIKQIPKSELLKNVEIWVDGFIFFNPMERRVLAALCKRAKAVHIALTLDPNDLPEDREAGLFFRQWRTLQSLEKLAQELQIPAKKTVCKSIRRFTAPALRAVEEQLYSVRTKASDTTGVQIFETATRRLELETVAADILRLVRENGFRYQDIAILVRDDAVYAALPFILEDYSIPFYEDKKRAVVHHPLSELIRSSFEVIQRWPYEAVFRALKTDFFPLTREQIDRLENYAITFGIRGKRWTMEEPWYWKTRYSLDDEDTLEETSSDERLTEVNYLRRKVVKPLAELQEGMQKAKTVRERTHALYQYICSLKVPEILSGWAETAEKEGKLAEAREHRQMWNKVMELFDQLVETAGDEEISCRMYLEILEDGLDGLMISMIPPGIDYVTVAPFDQHSIENARAVYILGVNEGIMPRRMHEKGLLTDADRLHLSEAGFELPTGAAEASLGERFAVYDAFTAGREYTAFSYALADSEGGALLPSSLIHRIRKLLPGVSFLSLQLDVAERQDVLRVAEGRQAISAFASALRGCREARVLDPVWKAVYNWGLASDRRSLLEQVLKGFFSRGDASALLPETASALYTKNGKLGGSVTRFEAFQACPFRHFARYGLDLKERQERTFQAPDLGVLLHGVLKSFGEELAMTGRSWGELSDAEGAELSARLTRELAPKLQNELLLSTAQYQHLLTRIEILAERAVLRLISFDRVSKFHPTAFEQSFGMGIHGLPPLSYRLEAGYRLEIRGQIDRVDRSEDGRYFMIIDYKTGQAYINLLEVYYGLKLQLLTYLLVEWSYLKREEGEILPAAMLYCFLKNPLITNPYRLSDGEVEKKLMQELRMPGWVTADEEVIRSIDPDQKYIRVALKVHGGIDARSAPSIRTTEQFAMLLDYTENLLQRIGNRILSGEVKAEPYRLKGKTPCAHCSYQVLCGFDPILPGMQYKECVSLTDQEIMTSLKEKKKVSQ; encoded by the coding sequence ATGATAGAGTTTATCCTGGGAAGAGCCGGAAGCGGAAAGACAGAGCTGTGTCTGGAGACGATGTGTCAGCGAATAGCGAAAGATCCGCTTGGCGATACACTGCTTTATTTAGTACCGGAGCATGAAACGTACAAACTGGAACAGCGTCTTGCGGAGAAGGCGAAGAACGGCGGCTATTTCCGACTTATTGTGTCCGGATTTCGGCGCCTTTCACAGCATGTCCTGCAGGATACCGGGGGAGCGAATCGACCGCAGGTCTCAGCCATAGGTCGTCGAATTTTTTTAAAGCAGATTCTGGAAGAGAAAGGTGATGCGCTGCAGGTCTTTCAAAAAGCGGCAAAACAGCGAGGGTTTGCTGAATCTCTGGAAGAAATGCTGGATGAATTCTGCAGCTGCGGATTCAATGAAGAGAACTTTGAGAAGGCGATTGACGCTGTTCAGGATGATTATCTGAAGCAAAAATTGGCGGATTTTGCTTTGCTGTATCGCTGTTTTCGCGAGAAGATGCAGGGACATTTTGATGACAGTACAGATCTCTTTGAGCTCTTAATCAAGCAAATACCGAAGTCTGAACTCTTAAAAAATGTAGAAATATGGGTTGACGGTTTTATTTTTTTCAATCCGATGGAGAGACGTGTGCTTGCAGCGCTGTGTAAAAGAGCCAAGGCTGTACACATTGCGCTGACACTGGATCCGAATGATTTGCCGGAAGATCGGGAAGCCGGTCTGTTCTTTCGTCAGTGGAGAACGCTGCAGAGTTTGGAGAAGCTGGCGCAGGAGCTTCAAATACCTGCAAAAAAGACAGTGTGCAAAAGCATACGGCGATTTACCGCACCTGCTTTGCGAGCTGTGGAAGAACAGCTCTACAGTGTGCGTACGAAGGCGTCTGACACGACGGGCGTGCAGATTTTTGAGACGGCTACACGCAGGCTTGAGTTGGAGACGGTTGCTGCAGATATACTGCGACTTGTGCGAGAGAACGGATTTCGGTATCAAGATATTGCAATTCTTGTGCGGGATGACGCTGTCTATGCGGCATTGCCTTTTATTCTGGAGGATTACAGTATTCCCTTCTATGAGGATAAAAAACGCGCCGTCGTGCACCATCCGCTCTCGGAGTTGATTCGATCGAGCTTCGAGGTCATACAGAGATGGCCATACGAAGCTGTGTTCCGTGCGTTGAAAACGGACTTCTTCCCACTGACACGAGAGCAGATCGACCGTCTCGAAAATTATGCCATTACGTTCGGTATCCGCGGCAAACGGTGGACGATGGAAGAGCCGTGGTATTGGAAAACGAGATACAGCTTGGACGATGAGGATACACTGGAGGAGACATCATCCGATGAGCGTCTCACGGAAGTTAATTACCTTCGTCGCAAGGTGGTTAAGCCGCTTGCCGAATTACAGGAGGGGATGCAGAAAGCCAAGACGGTACGTGAAAGAACGCATGCGCTCTATCAATATATTTGCAGTCTAAAGGTGCCGGAGATACTGTCCGGGTGGGCTGAGACGGCAGAGAAAGAGGGAAAGCTTGCGGAGGCAAGAGAACATCGGCAGATGTGGAATAAGGTGATGGAGCTTTTTGATCAGCTGGTGGAAACTGCCGGTGATGAAGAAATTTCCTGCAGGATGTATCTCGAAATCCTGGAGGACGGTCTGGATGGTCTTATGATTTCGATGATACCTCCGGGCATTGACTATGTGACGGTTGCACCTTTTGATCAGCACAGCATAGAGAACGCGCGCGCTGTTTATATCTTAGGCGTCAATGAAGGGATTATGCCTCGACGCATGCATGAGAAGGGGCTTCTAACCGACGCGGATCGGCTGCATCTGTCCGAGGCGGGATTCGAGCTGCCGACGGGAGCGGCGGAAGCAAGCTTGGGTGAACGATTCGCTGTCTACGATGCCTTTACTGCCGGACGAGAGTACACGGCGTTTTCCTATGCCCTGGCAGACAGTGAGGGCGGGGCTCTCTTGCCGTCTTCACTCATTCATCGTATCCGTAAGCTGCTGCCTGGGGTAAGCTTCTTGTCGCTGCAGCTGGATGTCGCGGAAAGACAGGATGTGCTGCGCGTCGCCGAAGGGCGGCAGGCAATTTCGGCTTTTGCCTCCGCTCTCAGAGGCTGCCGCGAGGCACGCGTTTTAGACCCTGTGTGGAAGGCTGTCTATAATTGGGGGCTTGCGAGTGACCGGCGCTCACTTTTGGAGCAGGTGTTGAAAGGATTTTTTTCTCGCGGCGACGCATCCGCGCTGTTGCCGGAGACGGCCTCTGCGCTTTACACGAAGAATGGAAAGCTTGGCGGGAGCGTGACGCGTTTCGAAGCCTTTCAAGCGTGTCCGTTTCGTCACTTTGCCCGGTATGGATTGGATTTAAAGGAGCGGCAGGAGAGGACATTTCAGGCGCCCGACCTGGGCGTGCTTTTGCACGGTGTGCTAAAATCCTTCGGCGAAGAGCTGGCGATGACGGGGCGAAGCTGGGGGGAGCTCAGCGATGCGGAAGGGGCTGAACTGTCCGCGCGGCTGACTCGTGAGCTGGCGCCCAAGCTGCAGAATGAATTGCTGTTGAGCACAGCCCAGTATCAACATTTGCTGACACGCATTGAAATCTTGGCGGAGCGTGCCGTTTTACGGTTGATTTCGTTTGACCGCGTCAGCAAGTTTCACCCGACGGCATTTGAGCAATCCTTCGGTATGGGGATTCATGGGCTGCCGCCGCTTTCCTATCGGCTTGAGGCCGGCTATCGATTGGAAATCCGCGGGCAGATCGATCGCGTGGACCGGAGCGAGGACGGACGTTACTTCATGATCATCGATTACAAGACAGGGCAGGCATACATCAACCTCTTAGAGGTCTACTACGGTTTGAAGCTGCAGCTGCTTACCTACCTGCTGGTTGAGTGGTCGTATTTAAAGCGAGAAGAAGGTGAGATCCTGCCGGCGGCAATGCTGTACTGTTTCCTGAAAAATCCGTTGATAACGAACCCATACCGCCTCAGTGACGGAGAGGTTGAGAAAAAACTGATGCAGGAATTGCGTATGCCCGGCTGGGTGACAGCAGATGAAGAGGTCATTCGTTCCATCGACCCGGATCAGAAATACATTCGCGTTGCATTAAAAGTCCATGGCGGGATTGACGCTCGAAGCGCACCAAGCATACGAACGACGGAACAGTTTGCAATGCTGTTGGACTATACGGAAAATCTCCTGCAAAGGATAGGCAATCGTATCCTGTCCGGCGAGGTGAAAGCGGAGCCGTATCGATTGAAGGGCAAAACGCCGTGTGCGCATTGTTCCTATCAGGTGCTGTGCGGTTTTGATCCGATCCTGCCGGGTATGCAGTACAAGGAATGTGTATCTCTTACGGATCAGGAAATTATGACATCGCTTAAGGAGAAAAAGAAGGTGAGTCAATGA
- a CDS encoding FprA family A-type flavoprotein, protein MQAEKIRDNIYWVGAVDWSMRNFHGYETRRGSTYNAYLILDEKVTLIDTVKHAFTAELIDRIHSVIDPSKIDIIVSNHVEPDHSGALLDLHALAPQAIIYTSDPNGLKGLKGRYGELPYQPVKSGDSISLGKRTLSFIPTPLLHWPDSMVTYCPEEKILFSNDAFGQHYASSKHFDDENDFYIVMEEAKKYYANILMLYGRQAQTALKALASIDIDLIATGHGIIWRSNIKEIFDAYQLWSTNTLEDRAVVVFDSMWHSTEAMAKEIAETFTEAGIPAAFHDLKGDHISDIITEILTSRYIAVGSPTINNQMLPTVAAFLCYLKGLTAKEHKAFAFGSYGWGGQSIAQIEEELKASGCEIILDKQRILNVPSEDNLAALRKAVHEAVKG, encoded by the coding sequence ATGCAAGCAGAAAAAATACGTGACAATATCTATTGGGTCGGCGCAGTTGACTGGTCCATGCGCAATTTCCACGGCTACGAGACACGCCGAGGATCGACTTACAACGCATACCTGATCCTTGATGAAAAAGTAACGCTCATCGATACGGTGAAGCATGCCTTTACTGCAGAGCTGATCGACCGGATTCACTCTGTGATTGATCCGTCCAAAATCGATATCATCGTCTCTAATCATGTCGAGCCGGATCATTCAGGCGCTCTTCTTGATCTCCATGCGCTTGCCCCGCAGGCAATTATCTATACAAGTGATCCCAACGGTCTCAAAGGACTCAAAGGGCGTTATGGAGAGCTTCCCTATCAGCCGGTTAAATCGGGTGATTCGATATCCCTCGGCAAGCGCACACTCTCCTTTATCCCCACACCTCTGCTTCACTGGCCGGACAGTATGGTCACGTACTGCCCCGAGGAAAAAATCCTTTTCTCCAATGACGCCTTTGGGCAGCACTATGCTTCAAGCAAGCATTTCGATGATGAAAACGACTTCTACATCGTCATGGAAGAAGCAAAAAAATACTACGCAAATATCCTGATGCTCTATGGCCGTCAAGCACAAACGGCGCTCAAGGCACTCGCCTCCATCGATATAGATCTCATCGCCACAGGGCATGGAATCATATGGAGATCGAATATCAAAGAGATCTTCGATGCCTATCAGCTTTGGAGTACAAATACGCTGGAGGATCGTGCCGTTGTTGTCTTCGATTCCATGTGGCATTCAACGGAAGCGATGGCGAAAGAGATTGCGGAGACCTTCACTGAAGCAGGAATTCCGGCAGCGTTCCACGACTTAAAAGGGGATCATATCTCCGATATCATCACGGAAATCTTAACCAGCCGTTATATCGCTGTAGGCTCTCCGACAATCAACAACCAGATGCTGCCCACAGTTGCCGCTTTCCTCTGTTACCTGAAGGGTCTCACTGCCAAAGAGCACAAAGCCTTTGCATTTGGCTCCTATGGTTGGGGCGGACAGAGCATTGCGCAAATCGAGGAAGAACTAAAGGCCTCGGGCTGCGAAATCATTTTGGACAAACAGCGTATTCTGAACGTTCCGTCCGAAGACAATCTTGCCGCACTGCGCAAGGCCGTTCACGAGGCTGTAAAGGGGTAA
- a CDS encoding RluA family pseudouridine synthase translates to MDAPIPLKEYLMMYCGFSRSQWKAVKKVEIFYLNGCDSIASRTMVSNGDVISWDVSAPRFIPADMPLTIYYEDDALVVLEKPAGIVVHPTSGDHTRTIANALAAHWLKQGDEAAFHPVHRLDRYTSGLLLVAKHPETQHLLQQAGKSSFQRQYAAICEGILLGEGVFDAPIGRKDGSIIEREVRPDGKAARTHYTALAHENGCTLLRLRLETGRTHQIRVHLSHAGHPLLGDSLYGGTSSILTRQALHAYRLAFTHPHTGKRLSFCSPLPSDMRALFDTFDTDI, encoded by the coding sequence ATGGATGCACCAATCCCGCTGAAGGAATACCTGATGATGTACTGCGGTTTTTCTCGAAGCCAATGGAAAGCGGTAAAAAAGGTGGAAATCTTTTACTTAAACGGATGTGACTCCATTGCATCGCGTACTATGGTTTCAAACGGTGATGTCATTTCTTGGGATGTATCCGCTCCTCGCTTTATTCCCGCCGATATGCCTCTGACAATTTATTACGAAGATGACGCCCTTGTTGTTCTTGAAAAGCCTGCGGGAATTGTCGTCCATCCGACGAGCGGTGATCATACGCGCACCATTGCAAATGCACTCGCCGCGCACTGGCTGAAACAGGGCGATGAAGCAGCATTTCACCCGGTACATCGTTTGGATCGATATACAAGCGGACTTCTGCTTGTGGCAAAGCATCCGGAAACACAGCATCTCCTGCAGCAGGCCGGAAAAAGCAGCTTCCAGCGTCAATATGCAGCCATCTGTGAAGGCATTTTACTGGGCGAGGGCGTATTTGATGCCCCCATCGGCAGAAAGGACGGCAGCATCATCGAGCGAGAGGTGCGTCCCGACGGAAAAGCCGCCAGGACACACTATACGGCGCTTGCGCACGAAAACGGATGCACGCTCCTTCGCCTCCGGCTTGAAACGGGCAGAACACACCAGATTCGTGTTCATCTTTCCCATGCGGGTCATCCGCTTCTCGGCGACAGTCTGTATGGAGGTACTTCGTCTATCCTTACGCGCCAGGCACTTCATGCATACCGGCTTGCCTTTACGCATCCGCATACAGGAAAACGCCTCTCCTTTTGCTCACCGCTCCCTTCCGATATGCGAGCCCTTTTTGACACTTTCGATACAGATATTTAA
- a CDS encoding heavy metal translocating P-type ATPase: MDNEKYNVTGMSCAACVARVEKAVRAVPGVNMVAVNLLTNSMLVSYDKRTNSSMITEAVEKAGYGSSLANNENASAKYDAVNDRAALEDKESPVIRKRLIASVVFLVPLLYVSMSGLGGWTLPAVFSNPMIAALYELLLVVIIMIINQKFFVSGFKNAFSGGVNMDTLVALGAGAGFVYSTAVCFEMMEAAGLGDLARMTSRSGDLYFETSGMILTLITVGKYLEARSKGKTTNAIRALLDLSPKRAHVVRNGEEITVDVCEVVVGDTFIVRPGESFPVDGRVLSGESAVNESALTGESVPVDKAKGDFVSAATINQNGALTVEATRVGSDTTLHQIVKMVEDAAGSKAEISRTADRVAGIFVPVVIGIAVVTGAAWLLSGASTSFALARAISVLVISCPCALGLATPVAIMVGSGRGAKQGILFKTAGALENAGKVDFVVLDKTGTITEGKPQVTDVIPLDGQTERELLSFAGSIEARSEHPLAVAIREAADLHGPVTAAENFRALPGHGVSGQVSAAGTVYETIAGNLRLMQEMGADTSAVRGTADALSAAGKTPMFFAVKQSEEYHIIGVIAVADQVKADSKTAIEMLREMGLQPVMLTGDNRKTAEAVGREVGLTAIAADVLPGDKDEIIRKLQEYGKVAMIGDGINDAPALTRADVGIAIGAGAEVTVDAADVVLMKSTPLDIAAAIRLSRQTIKNIKENLFWAFFYNVIGIPLAAGVYIPLFGWTMSPVVGAAAMGLSSFCVVTNALRLNLYDPNQRSKRTKDPVELPGFLTASAQIDVKEVQSEKGAEKIMKKTISIEGMMCQNCVKHVKKALNGVAGVESVEVSLENNHAVVTVDDRVKDAALKEAIVEAGYEVTSIE, encoded by the coding sequence ATGGATAACGAAAAATATAATGTAACAGGGATGTCGTGTGCTGCTTGTGTTGCACGCGTTGAAAAAGCAGTCAGGGCTGTGCCCGGCGTGAATATGGTCGCTGTCAATCTATTGACAAATTCGATGCTTGTCTCTTATGACAAACGTACGAACAGCAGCATGATCACAGAGGCGGTTGAAAAGGCGGGCTATGGATCATCGCTGGCGAATAATGAGAACGCGTCCGCAAAATATGATGCAGTAAATGACCGCGCGGCATTAGAGGATAAGGAATCCCCTGTCATCAGGAAAAGGTTAATTGCATCAGTGGTGTTCCTCGTGCCGCTGCTGTATGTATCGATGTCCGGTCTGGGCGGGTGGACGCTTCCAGCTGTATTTTCCAATCCGATGATCGCGGCACTTTACGAATTGCTTTTAGTGGTCATTATCATGATCATCAATCAGAAATTCTTTGTATCCGGATTCAAAAACGCCTTTTCGGGTGGAGTGAATATGGATACATTGGTTGCACTGGGTGCCGGCGCCGGTTTTGTATACAGTACGGCCGTTTGCTTCGAGATGATGGAAGCCGCAGGACTTGGCGATCTTGCTCGAATGACAAGCCGCAGCGGCGATCTTTATTTTGAAACAAGCGGAATGATACTCACGCTCATCACGGTGGGAAAGTATCTTGAGGCAAGAAGTAAAGGGAAAACGACGAACGCCATTCGTGCGCTGTTAGACTTATCTCCAAAGAGAGCGCATGTCGTTCGAAACGGTGAAGAAATCACTGTGGATGTGTGTGAAGTTGTCGTAGGCGATACATTCATCGTGCGTCCGGGAGAAAGTTTTCCCGTCGACGGTCGAGTCCTGTCCGGTGAAAGTGCGGTCAATGAATCTGCGCTTACAGGTGAGAGTGTCCCTGTAGATAAGGCGAAGGGGGATTTTGTCAGTGCGGCGACCATCAACCAAAACGGTGCATTGACGGTGGAAGCTACACGTGTCGGAAGTGATACGACCCTGCATCAAATCGTTAAAATGGTCGAGGATGCGGCGGGTTCAAAAGCGGAGATTTCCCGTACGGCAGATCGTGTCGCCGGAATCTTTGTCCCCGTAGTTATAGGCATAGCTGTCGTGACAGGTGCTGCCTGGCTGCTCTCCGGAGCGAGTACGAGCTTTGCATTGGCAAGAGCGATCAGTGTGCTGGTCATCAGCTGCCCGTGTGCTTTAGGGCTTGCAACGCCCGTTGCGATCATGGTGGGATCCGGTCGGGGAGCCAAGCAGGGAATTTTATTCAAAACAGCCGGCGCTCTTGAAAATGCCGGAAAAGTTGACTTTGTCGTGCTGGATAAAACAGGTACGATTACAGAAGGAAAGCCGCAGGTCACCGACGTGATACCATTGGACGGGCAGACGGAGCGGGAGCTGCTTTCTTTTGCAGGCTCTATAGAAGCCCGAAGCGAGCATCCGTTGGCAGTCGCGATTCGTGAAGCAGCTGATTTGCACGGGCCTGTTACGGCTGCAGAAAATTTCCGTGCGCTGCCGGGGCACGGTGTTTCCGGTCAGGTTTCTGCGGCAGGAACGGTATATGAAACCATTGCGGGGAATCTGCGGCTCATGCAGGAGATGGGGGCGGATACATCCGCTGTCCGCGGGACGGCAGACGCTCTTTCTGCAGCCGGAAAGACGCCTATGTTCTTTGCCGTGAAGCAGTCGGAAGAATATCATATCATCGGTGTCATTGCCGTCGCCGATCAAGTGAAAGCGGACAGCAAGACGGCGATAGAAATGCTTCGGGAGATGGGGCTGCAGCCGGTCATGCTTACGGGAGATAATCGGAAGACCGCAGAAGCTGTCGGAAGAGAGGTCGGGCTCACGGCAATTGCGGCTGATGTATTGCCCGGAGATAAAGACGAGATTATCCGAAAGCTGCAAGAGTACGGAAAGGTTGCCATGATTGGCGACGGGATCAACGATGCGCCTGCGTTGACGCGTGCAGATGTTGGAATCGCTATAGGTGCCGGAGCGGAAGTGACGGTCGATGCGGCGGACGTCGTCTTGATGAAGTCGACACCGTTGGATATTGCTGCCGCGATACGTCTATCGAGACAGACCATCAAAAATATCAAGGAAAACTTGTTTTGGGCATTTTTCTATAATGTCATCGGCATTCCTTTGGCAGCGGGTGTCTATATTCCCCTCTTCGGATGGACGATGAGTCCTGTTGTGGGAGCCGCGGCAATGGGGTTGTCCAGCTTCTGCGTTGTGACAAACGCGCTTCGGCTGAATCTCTACGACCCAAATCAAAGGTCGAAGCGGACGAAGGATCCTGTTGAGCTGCCGGGCTTTTTGACAGCATCGGCTCAAATAGATGTAAAAGAAGTACAAAGTGAAAAAGGAGCAGAGAAAATTATGAAAAAGACAATCTCGATCGAAGGTATGATGTGCCAAAATTGTGTCAAGCATGTAAAAAAGGCGCTCAACGGCGTTGCCGGGGTGGAATCCGTTGAGGTAAGTCTTGAAAACAATCACGCGGTTGTGACTGTGGATGACCGTGTTAAGGATGCGGCACTCAAAGAGGCAATCGTGGAAGCCGGATATGAAGTGACGAGCATCGAATGA
- a CDS encoding metal-sensing transcriptional repressor: MNTKENKALDRENERTLLSADRRECPLCEVRYRNKSRGAVQIKSLQNRLNRIIGQMNGIKKMIDDGRYCGDILIQVSAVESALQNFGYVVLESHLESCVADEIKAGHTEIIAETVDLIKKLK, encoded by the coding sequence ATGAATACAAAAGAAAACAAAGCCCTTGATAGAGAAAACGAGCGCACGCTACTGTCTGCGGACCGAAGAGAATGTCCCCTGTGTGAAGTCCGCTACAGAAACAAGTCTCGCGGAGCGGTGCAAATCAAGTCGTTACAGAATCGATTAAACCGTATCATCGGGCAGATGAACGGTATCAAAAAGATGATTGATGACGGACGTTATTGCGGGGATATATTGATACAGGTTTCTGCTGTTGAAAGTGCGCTGCAAAATTTCGGATATGTTGTTTTAGAGAGCCACCTGGAATCATGTGTTGCAGATGAGATTAAGGCGGGACATACGGAGATCATTGCGGAAACGGTGGATTTGATAAAGAAGTTAAAGTAA
- a CDS encoding cob(I)yrinic acid a,c-diamide adenosyltransferase, with protein MSITTKTGDGGETSLYTGERVGKNSLRVEAYGTVDEAGSALAMARAFSKKDEVKEKILSLQKSLSLLMADLASLNKPAMVDDAEVQSIEKDIQELENRLPKLTAFLIPGDSPCGAMLDLARTILRKAERRVLDLAEKEAVHTSNRRYLNRLSDYCFLLMRLEEQ; from the coding sequence ATGAGTATCACAACAAAAACCGGTGATGGAGGCGAGACAAGCCTATACACGGGAGAACGGGTAGGGAAGAACAGCCTGCGGGTTGAAGCTTACGGAACCGTTGATGAAGCCGGCTCCGCTCTCGCGATGGCAAGAGCTTTTTCGAAGAAGGATGAGGTCAAGGAAAAAATTCTATCCCTGCAAAAATCACTGTCACTTCTGATGGCGGATTTAGCCAGCCTGAATAAGCCTGCCATGGTCGATGATGCCGAGGTACAGTCAATCGAAAAGGATATTCAAGAACTGGAAAATCGGCTGCCGAAGCTGACCGCATTCCTAATTCCGGGAGACAGTCCCTGCGGCGCGATGCTTGATCTTGCAAGAACAATACTTCGAAAGGCAGAGAGACGTGTACTCGACCTCGCGGAGAAAGAGGCGGTACATACCAGCAACCGAAGATATCTTAACCGCCTGTCGGACTATTGTTTCCTGTTGATGCGTTTAGAGGAGCAATAA